One stretch of Candidatus Bipolaricaulota bacterium DNA includes these proteins:
- a CDS encoding HypC/HybG/HupF family hydrogenase formation chaperone — translation MCLGIPGRVEAVDGNVATVDYDGVKAQVRLDTLEEPVAVGDYLLVHTGFAIERMTPEDAEETLRLFDEITGLNPEVNQGE, via the coding sequence ATGTGTCTAGGGATTCCAGGACGGGTTGAGGCAGTGGATGGTAACGTCGCTACGGTTGATTACGACGGGGTCAAGGCACAGGTTCGCCTCGACACCCTGGAAGAGCCGGTTGCGGTTGGGGATTACCTCCTCGTCCACACCGGATTCGCCATCGAGCGGATGACCCCGGAGGACGCGGAGGAGACGCTCCGCCTGTTCGATGAGATTACTGGTTTGAATCCGGAAGTGAATCAGGGTGAATAA